The following proteins come from a genomic window of Ferrovibrio sp. MS7:
- a CDS encoding transcriptional regulator GcvA, giving the protein MNQITSRSALASRPAQNLTGHNLKSLRVPVPSAAARAAPKRRLPPLGALRTFEVVARHLSLARAADELCVTPAAVSHQIRTLEEHLGVPLFRRSGRNIFLTDAGQACLPGIRDGFERLTSAVNQIDSFGQAGILTVSVAPSFAVKWLVPRLDRFQDQQPGIDIRVSASNQLADFATDDVDLAIRYGSGRYPGLVVERLLPEAIFPVCSPDLLDRIKTPADLQNQVLLHDDSPDDDQSCPTWQMWFRAAGLGDAASKSGLRFTQSSLVLEAAIHGKGIALAKATLAESDLASGRLVRLFGDATPLDFAYYIVGPERKVALPKVTAFIDWLRAEVTPPVAAEAVQA; this is encoded by the coding sequence ATGAACCAGATCACCAGCCGCTCCGCCCTGGCTTCGCGGCCAGCCCAGAATTTGACGGGGCATAATTTGAAATCGCTTCGCGTGCCGGTGCCCTCGGCGGCGGCGCGTGCGGCGCCGAAGCGCCGCCTGCCGCCGTTGGGCGCGCTGCGTACCTTCGAAGTCGTGGCCCGCCATCTCAGTCTGGCCCGCGCCGCCGACGAACTCTGCGTCACGCCGGCTGCCGTCAGCCACCAGATCCGCACCCTGGAAGAACATCTCGGTGTGCCGCTGTTCCGCCGCTCGGGCCGCAACATCTTCCTCACCGATGCCGGCCAGGCCTGCTTGCCTGGCATCCGCGATGGTTTCGAGCGCCTGACCAGCGCGGTGAACCAGATCGACAGCTTCGGCCAGGCCGGCATCCTGACGGTCAGCGTCGCGCCATCCTTCGCGGTGAAATGGCTGGTGCCGCGGCTTGATCGTTTCCAGGATCAGCAGCCGGGCATCGATATCCGCGTCTCGGCCTCGAACCAGCTTGCCGATTTCGCCACCGACGATGTCGACCTGGCGATCCGCTACGGCTCGGGCCGCTATCCCGGCCTGGTGGTCGAGCGCCTGCTGCCGGAGGCCATCTTCCCGGTTTGCAGCCCTGACCTGCTGGACCGCATCAAGACGCCGGCCGACCTGCAGAATCAGGTGCTGCTGCATGACGACAGCCCGGATGACGACCAGTCCTGCCCGACCTGGCAGATGTGGTTCCGCGCCGCCGGCCTTGGCGATGCCGCGTCGAAAAGCGGCCTGCGTTTCACGCAATCGAGCCTGGTGCTGGAAGCGGCGATCCATGGCAAGGGCATTGCGCTCGCCAAGGCAACGCTGGCCGAAAGCGATCTCGCCAGCGGCCGCCTGGTGCGGCTGTTCGGCGATGCCACGCCGCTGGATTTCGCCTATTACATCGTCGGGCCGGAGCGCAAGGTGGCTTTGCCGAAGGTGACGGCCTTCATCGACTGGCTGCGCGCCGAAGTGACGCCGCCGGTCGCTGCCGAAGCGGTTCAGGCATAA
- a CDS encoding sulfate ABC transporter substrate-binding protein: protein MFHTSLKSLAFGLGALGLGLAVAGAPQAATAQTTLLNVSYDPTREIYQDINAAFIKANPNLKLTINQSHGGSGKQARSVIDGLDADVLTLALAYDIDAVAQHGLVAKDWAKKFPDNASPYTSTIVFLVRKGNPKAIKDWDDLIRSDVKVITPNPKTSGGARWNYLAAWGYAEKKTGSKEEARKFVQALYKNVPVLDTGARGATITFVQRGLGDVFLSWENEAHLAINELGKDKFEIVTPSVSILAEPPVAVVDKVVDKRGTRALAESYLNFLYSKEGQEIAAKHYYRPRLKEVADKHAATFAKVSLFTIDDVFGGWSKAQPEHFGDGGVFDQIYKPGS, encoded by the coding sequence ATGTTCCATACGTCATTGAAATCCCTTGCTTTCGGCCTGGGGGCGCTGGGCCTCGGACTGGCCGTTGCCGGCGCACCGCAGGCGGCAACCGCGCAGACTACCCTGCTCAATGTCTCCTACGATCCCACCCGCGAGATCTACCAGGACATCAACGCTGCCTTCATCAAGGCGAACCCGAACCTGAAGCTGACAATCAACCAGAGCCATGGCGGCTCCGGCAAGCAGGCGCGTTCGGTGATCGACGGCCTGGATGCCGACGTGCTCACCCTGGCTTTGGCCTATGACATCGACGCCGTGGCGCAGCATGGCCTGGTGGCGAAGGACTGGGCGAAGAAATTCCCCGACAATGCCTCGCCCTACACCTCCACCATCGTGTTCCTGGTGCGCAAGGGCAATCCCAAGGCGATCAAGGACTGGGACGACCTGATCCGTTCCGACGTGAAGGTGATCACGCCGAACCCGAAGACTTCGGGCGGCGCGCGCTGGAACTACCTCGCCGCCTGGGGCTATGCCGAGAAGAAGACCGGCAGCAAGGAAGAGGCCCGCAAGTTCGTGCAGGCGCTCTACAAGAATGTGCCGGTGCTGGATACTGGTGCGCGCGGCGCCACCATCACCTTCGTGCAGCGCGGCCTCGGCGATGTGTTCCTGAGCTGGGAGAACGAGGCCCATCTCGCCATCAACGAACTCGGCAAGGACAAGTTCGAGATCGTGACGCCGAGCGTTTCGATCCTGGCCGAACCGCCGGTGGCCGTGGTCGACAAGGTAGTGGACAAGCGTGGCACCCGCGCCCTGGCCGAAAGCTACCTGAACTTCCTCTATAGCAAGGAAGGCCAGGAAATCGCGGCCAAGCATTACTACCGTCCGCGCCTGAAGGAAGTTGCCGACAAGCATGCCGCGACCTTTGCCAAGGTCAGTCTGTTCACCATCGACGACGTGTTCGGCGGCTGGAGCAAGGCGCAGCCGGAGCATTTCGGCGATGGCGGCGTGTTCGACCAGATCTACAAGCCCGGTTCGTAG
- a CDS encoding LysR family transcriptional regulator, translated as MDREYQLFAEVIERGSLAAAGRALNLSPAMVSKRIARLEERLGATLLHRTTRKLATTEAGQRFYERVVAILAASREAENLVADIAGDPAGRLRLTAPTSFGRLHVAPHLKPFLDRWPKLQVELDLSDAYVDLVAERIDLAIRVSAQVEGGLVGHRLAPNRRVLCASPGYLAEFGAPAKLKDLSRHRLLAAEGQLPWRLQGRHGPVSVGGASFLRTNSSEVVRELALAGLGIALRSTWDIGPDLRAGRLHVVLPDYPGATDVNIFAVHPAGNFVPAGVAQFIAHLRALYGPEPYWDRKLQK; from the coding sequence ATGGACCGCGAATATCAGCTTTTCGCCGAGGTGATCGAGCGCGGCAGCCTGGCTGCCGCCGGGCGGGCGTTGAATCTCTCCCCCGCCATGGTGTCGAAGCGCATCGCCCGGCTGGAGGAACGGCTCGGCGCCACGCTGCTGCACCGCACGACACGCAAGCTCGCCACCACGGAGGCCGGCCAGCGTTTCTACGAGCGCGTGGTGGCGATCCTCGCCGCCTCGCGGGAAGCGGAAAATCTGGTCGCCGATATCGCCGGCGATCCGGCCGGGCGGCTGCGCCTCACCGCACCGACCTCGTTCGGCCGCCTGCATGTGGCGCCGCATCTCAAGCCCTTCCTCGACCGCTGGCCGAAGCTGCAGGTGGAGCTGGACCTATCGGATGCCTATGTCGACCTGGTGGCCGAACGCATCGACCTGGCGATCCGCGTCTCGGCCCAGGTGGAGGGCGGCCTGGTCGGGCATCGGCTGGCACCGAACCGCCGCGTGCTCTGCGCTTCGCCAGGCTATCTCGCCGAATTCGGCGCCCCGGCGAAGCTCAAGGACCTCAGCCGCCACCGCCTACTTGCCGCCGAAGGGCAACTGCCCTGGCGCCTGCAGGGCCGTCATGGCCCGGTGAGTGTCGGCGGCGCCAGTTTCCTGCGCACCAATTCCAGCGAGGTGGTGCGCGAACTGGCGCTGGCGGGCTTGGGCATCGCGCTGCGCTCGACCTGGGATATCGGGCCGGACCTGCGCGCCGGGCGGCTGCACGTGGTGCTGCCGGATTATCCCGGTGCGACGGACGTGAATATCTTCGCGGTGCATCCAGCGGGCAATTTCGTGCCGGCCGGCGTGGCGCAGTTCATCGCCCATCTGCGCGCACTCTACGGCCCCGAACCCTATTGGGACCGCAAGCTGCAAAAGTAA